Proteins encoded within one genomic window of Columba livia isolate bColLiv1 breed racing homer chromosome 1, bColLiv1.pat.W.v2, whole genome shotgun sequence:
- the AKAP11 gene encoding A-kinase anchor protein 11 isoform X3, with amino-acid sequence MDAYARTQGNRVKPRISVKKSFGEGVLHSMKSLLHSRKELCNVSAEECLNREEQDNFIEVTFIGFAEEMSTAPLQELATVSVELPDVLKSLQLCKLKENEVIFLKDIKKTLAKPYVMKQQNQHPEVFCVMRLSPSFPRLKVDYIFTLLSKYTTGIRYAVEINSSQKHQTETSHGEDDDTNQSVSSIEDDFVTAFEHLDEDEPSKIQSAGACSFSSRNHRDAASQTIPARCLEAVDSKILVGSARRKSSARSSTLIDILRLKELSSVKNSVTTSISDPWIQRSFYKPYNPSDQGVNSLCKPLFSSSPAESSESDCSSPSPIIFLDEEGYQKSLKAKLQLPKIPVVKDGIEDSDSEVGEFFDSFDQFDELEQALENSCKVIRDPSLGNPYQKRRTAHEQLSSASITMNPQKFKFDRPTLPSNVKKPTPRKPESPYSSVFDVPDSPRPVKTSGEENGGLFSPIRSSAFSPLGSCGSSECLCRINLGGDGTDHNHHDAAYNSYSAYADSVSFEILGSVFHSESSSEQVCPGNDSKHKGSALKEKKVQAAGLKVKTGKEPGKHTKSKHKPLMIRDSIQKFATELVEKSFGSAFKDLQKGVSSCTNALCHLAARLTSSIFQMAFYEIGRRRAISLKERAINGIANFLVSEAITGALKELRHVKKQIFTNTVAQFAADLAEELVFEGIMEVCQFSYPSTPTAAQPSPFDYEDKVVRSYARDLSESVIQEAFIELSQVDVAFTTQAAISVSMDNIKYVSAESMLESTQTSTVFPNFSDRVALKPIKDSKMEYTVQQALFCTSGVVSSIPVPLAGRALCQREVSSDACKAKVSIAPTSDGNMKIYKDSTHLVFTSRKQEEEVASFRNIYLNSDHSRSTENTPSLLHNQNDTKQTNNRSGMDSSSELTSDSKSVNTFSGTMVDMIVNEAYEAITSSRVTKAVEGYTDLLTKKIIDKKPYVQCAGEDFPKDVFADHLAKYVIKQSVDKSKTVLRNTSENLACNVSSQTYGDIGRREQCVIKKQEAEKKSNVSIVVEQQHMPLNNPCKFLLTPTHSFQRSSECKDCWQKQKGHRFSSKSPPPCSTVTLARHALEDFTDTGSCSTTCLNKPSKSRDPQKPSSGPLTYRQADCFLHANSFSSGIFGSEDAFQVEDKSSVKDGNTSVMPDTPPPTPLVPCQGSSERNLRKLSKKLKGELAKEFAPATPPSTPYNPSVTGLSETERDSLESEEFMLKLMRSLSEEVESSEDEDHSDMPLEKEEHSEKTIQYADCLASRIISIATEMAASHLDGRTRERETDGRVQLGMQSKETCNFLWNFAGDMAGKVINEAKKIVKSRHCKLLRLKPVHCQVDRLYLRKGGKDDSSKEQCGPVRDQWLGERDSSVLPLPQGSGMTGLTSKYPSCESVTDEYADHIIRVLKKEGGNAELLMDQYASRLVYRSIKSGLQQAARKNKLRYDRKTFPGQNAQVNGKLEIKAVNKDAVQQVKRGIHRCEDPMLERSVSTQKTEYTELLHFSESLARSITCDVRKKLKASGACLPKSLTDSCLYKKTEFDEVTGDLIKRRFSRTFLPFSPDHKLYHSTGSLNENGYSESIIQAIEQYARKVADDTLEMSLESALLHVAENRKNGDRLSYTEKLSPFSGTVCRCCSMKEHQYRTESTSHNLPVQESSFPVRHFLHSGLGGACQKSRVFQLDIPKIHVDVEQKTVFSDKGATVAVEKAEAELNYTTLTADSGIGQDGMSFAESLTTEIMTSAMTNIGQTVNISSVGREGFHSVESVVSQQLSHSIGDDSTGSWSNLSFEDEHPDESSSFLHLSDSDGTEDKDEDSKDAVEGMEQIRKILAIVNIDLEPNLVDPQLRAALQWLAASETEFSELHFHDAATREFVSLSRRLRERDWKVGDLLQAVLKYCEMTEKVSDGEQALNMSLVGWLLENV; translated from the exons ATGGATGCGTACGCCAGGACTCAGGGCAATCGTGTAAAACCAAGAATATCTGTGAAAAAG AGTTTTGGTGAAGGTGTACTGCACTCTATGAAGTCACTGCTACACAGCAGAAAAGAATTGTGCAATGTATCAGCAGAGGAATGTCTAAATCGGGAAGAACAAGATAATTTTATTGAG gTTACATTTATAGGTTTTGCTGAAGAGATGAGTACTGCTCCTTTGCAG GAGTTGGCAACTGTTTCCGTAGAGCTCCCAGATGTTCTGAAATCGCTCCAGTTGTGCaaactaaaagaaaatgagGTTATATTTCtaaaagatataaagaaaaccTTGGCAAAACCTTATGTCATGAAACAGCAG AATCAACATCCTGAAGTGTTCTGTGTGATGAGACTGTCTCCTTCATTCCCAAGGCTCAAAGTTGATTATATATTTACCTTGCTGAGCAAGTATACCACAGGCATAAGGTATGCAGTGGAAATAAACTCATCACAAAAACATCAAACAGAGACATCCCATGGAGAAGATGATGACACCAATCAGTCGGTTTCTTCAATTGAGGATGATTTTGTCACTGCTTTTGAACATTTAGATGAAGATGAGCCTTCGAAGATACAAAGTGCTG gTGCATGCAGCTTTTCTTCTCGAAACCATCGAGATGCTGCTTCTCAGACCATCCCTGCTCGGTGTTTAGAAGCTGTTGACTCAAAGATCCTCGTGGGTTCTGCGCGTCGAAAGTCATCTGCCAGATCTTCTACTTTGATTGATATTTTGAGACTTAAGGAACTGTCCTCAGTAAAAAATTCAGTTACAACCTCAATTTCTGATCCTTGGATACAAAGGAGTTTCTATAAGCCATATAATCCTTCTGATCAAGGTGTTAATTCTTTATGTAAACCattgttttcctcctctcccgCTGAATCTTCTGAGTCAGATTGCTCCAGCCCAAGCCCCATCATCTTTTTAGATGAAGAAGGATATCAAAAAAGCTTGAAGGCAAAACTTCAGCTGCCAAAAATTCCAGTAGTGAAAGATGGTATAGAGGATTCAGACTCAGAAGTAGGTGAATTTTTCGATAGTTTTGATCAATTTGATGAGCTGGAACAAGCCTTGGAAAACTCTTGTAAAGTTATTAGGGATCCCAGCCTGGGGAATCCCTACCAGAAAAGGAGGACCGCACACGAACAATTGTCTTCTGCAAGCATTACAATGAATCCTCAGAAATTCAAGTTTGATCGTCCCACTCTCCCATCCAACGTAAAGAAACCAACTCCTCGTAAACCAGAATCACCATATAGCAGCGTTTTTGATGTCCCAGATTCCCCTCGCCCAGTTAAAACATCAGGGGAAGAGAACGGAGGCTTGTTCAGCCCTATTAGGTCATCAGCTTTCAGTCCACTAGGGAGCTGTGGTTCTTCTGAATGTTTGTGTCGAATTAATCTTGGTGGCGATGGGACAGATCACAATCACCATGATGCAGCTTATAATAGTTATTCAGCATACGCTGATAGTGTTTCGTTTGAAATATTGGGTTCTGTTTTTCATTCTGAGTCCTCATCAGAACAAGTATGTCCAGGAAATGATTCAAAACACAAAGGGAgtgctttgaaagagaaaaaggttCAAGCTGCAGGTCTCAAAGTGAAAACTGGTAAGGAGCCAGGTAAACACACGAAATCTAAACATAAGCCATTAATGATTAGAGATAGCATTCAAAAATTTGCAACTGAATTAGTTGAAAAAAGTTTTGGCAGTGCATTTAAAGACCTGCAAAAAGGTGTTTCTTCATGCACCAATGCACTTTGTCATTTGGCAGCCAGGTTGACTTCTTCGATCTTTCAGATGGCTTTTTATGAGATAGGAAGACGTAGAGCAATCTCCTTGAAGGAGCGTGCCATTAATGGGATAGCGAACTTTTTGGTGAGCGAAGCTATAACTGGTGCTTTGAAAGAACTGCGGCatgtaaagaaacaaatatttaccAACACCGTTGCTCAGTTTGCAGCAGACCTTGCTGAAGAACTTGTGTTTGAAGGAATCATGGAAGTATGCCAGTTTTCGTATCCATCAACACCTACAGCTGCACAACCTTCACCATTTGATTATGAAGACAAAGTGGTAAGATCCTATGCCAGAGATTTGTCTGAATCTGTCATTCAGGAAGCTTTTATTGAACTCTCTCAGGTTGATGTGGCCTTCACAACACAAGCAGCCATTAGTGTTTCCATGGACAATATTAAATATGTGAGCGCAGAAAGTATGTTAGAGTCCACACAGACTTCCACGGTTTTTCCTAATTTTAGTGACAGGGTAGCACTGAAGCCAATCAAAGATTCTAAGATGGAATATACAGTACAGCAAGCTCTGTTTTGCACCTCTGGGGTTGTGAGTTCAATACCCGTGCCTTTAGCTGGAAGAGCTCTTTGTCAACGTGAAGTTTCCTCTGATGCTTGTAAAGCGAAAGTATCCATTGCTCCGACTTCTGATGGcaatatgaaaatatacaaaGACTCCACTCATTTGGTTTTTACaagcagaaagcaagaggaggaagttgcttctttcagaaatatataCCTAAATTCAGATCACAGTCGAAGTACTGAAAATACTCCATCACTCTTACATAACCAAAATgataccaaacaaacaaataacagaTCTGGAATGGATAGTAGTTCAGAATTAACAAGTGATTCAAAAAGCGTTAATACTTTCTCTGGAACTATGGTAGATATGATAGTAAATGAAGCTTATGAAGCCATAACCTCATCTAGGGTAACAAAAGCAGTAGAAGGGTATACAGAtcttttaacaaagaaaataatagataAAAAACCTTATGTGCAATGTGCTGGTGAAGATTTCCCCAAGGATGTGTTTGCAGATCACTTGGCCAAGTATGTCATAAAACAATCTGTTGATAAAAGTAAAACTGTGTTACGCAACACTAGTGAGAATTTAGCATGTAATGTGAGCTCACAGACTTACGGAGATATTGGTAGAAGAGAACAATGTGTGATCAAGAAGCAAGAGgctgagaaaaaaagtaatgtttCTATAGTTGTAGAACAACAACATATGCCTTTGAATAATCCATGTAAATTTCTTCTTACACCAACTCATTCTTTTCAACGTTCTTCAGAATGTAAAGATTGTtggcagaaacaaaaaggacaCAGGTTTTCTTCAAAATCACCACCACCTTGTTCCACTGTGACACTTGCTAGGCATGCTCTAGAGGACTTTACTGACACAGGAAGCTGCTCAacaacatgcttaaacaagCCCTCAAAAAGCCGTGATCCTCAGAAACCATCATCAGGACCTTTGACTTACAGGCAGGCTGATTGTTTTCTGCATGCAAATAGCTTTTCTTCAGGGATATTTGGCAGTGAAGATGCTTTTCAGGTGGAAGATAAATCAAGTGTCAAAGATGGAAATACCTCTGTAATGCCTGATACACCTCCACCAACTCCTTTAGTACCATGTCAAGGTAGTTCTGAAAGAAACCTAAGAAAACTATCTAAGAAACTCAAGGGAGAATTAGCAAAGGAATTTGCACCTGCAACGCCACCTTCTACACCGTACAATCCATCCGTTACTGGTTTGTCTGAAACTGAACGTGACTCTTTGGAGAGTGAGGAGTTTATGCTGAAACTCATGCGATCTCTTTCTGAAGAAGTGGAAAGTAGTGAAGATGAAGATCATTCTGATATGCCCCTTGAGAAAGAGGAGCATTCAGAGAAAACAATTCAGTATGCAGATTGCTTAGCTAGCCGTATAATTTCAATAGCGACTGAAATGGCTGCTTCCCATTTAGATGGTAGAACGCGTGAAAGAGAAACTGATGGACGAGTTCAGTTAGGTATGCAAAGCAAAGAGACATGCAATTTTTTATGGAATTTTGCAGGCGATATGGCAGGAAAAGTCATCAATGAGGCCAAGAAAATAGTGAAATCAAGGCATTGTAAACTGTTGAGATTGAAGCCGGTTCATTGTCAGGTGGATCGTCTTTATCTGAGAAAAGGTGGTAAAGATGACAGTTCAAAAGAACAGTGTGGTCCCGTGCGGGACCAGTGGCTGGGCGAGAGAGATTCCTCTGTCCTTCCTTTACCACAAGGTTCGGGCATGACAGGTTTGACTTCCAAATACCCAAGCTGTGAAAGTGTGACTGATGAATATGCAGATCATATTATTCGAGTTTTGAAAAAAGAAGGAGGTAATGCAGAACTGTTAATGGATCAGTATGCTAGCAGACTTGTGTACAGGTCTATCAAATCAGGCTTACAGCAAGCtgctagaaaaaacaaactgagaTACGACAGAAAGACATTTCCTGGGCAAAATGCACAGGTTAATGGTAAGCTGGAGATCAAAGCAGTCAATAAAGATGCAGTCCAGCAAGTGAAAAGAGGCATTCATCGCTGTGAAGACCCAATGTTGGAAAGGAGTGTCAGCACGCAGAAAACAGAATACACGGAGTTGTTACATTTTTCAGAATCCCTTGCTCGCAGTATCACTTGTGATGTCAGGAAGAAGCTGAAAGCGTCGGGAGCATGTTTGCCCAAGTCTCTGACAGACTCCTGTCTATATAAAAAGACTGAATTTGATGAAGTCACAGGGGATCTTATTAAAAGAAGATTTTCTAggacatttcttcctttttccccagATCATAAACTGTATCATAGTACAGGCAGTTTGAATGAAAATGGCTACAGTGAAAGCATAATTCAAGCTATTGAACAATATGCCAGGAAAGTAGCAGATGATACTCTAGAAATGAGCTTAGAGTCCGCTCTTCTCCATGtggctgaaaacagaaaaaatgggGATAGGCTCTCATACACTGAGAAACTGTCTCCTTTTTCTGGAACTGTTTGTAGATGCTGTAGTATGAAAGAACATCAGTACCGTACAGAAAGTACATCTCATAATCTACCTGTGCAAGAATCCTCCTTTCCGGTGAGGCATTTTCTTCATTCTGGATTAGGTGGCGCCTGTCAAAAATCAAGAGTGTTTCAGCTTGATATTCCTAAAATTCACGTTGATGTAGAACAGAAGACGGTGTTTTCTGACAAGGGGGCTACCGTAGCCGTAGAAAAAGCTGAAGCGGAGCTGAATTACACAACTCTGACAGCCGACAGTGGTATTGGACAAGATGGAATGAGTTTTGCTGAAAGCCTTACTACTGAAATAATGACATCAGCTATGACTAATATTGGTCAGACAGTTAACATAAG CTCTGTTGGAAGAGAAGGATTTCACTCTGTTGAATCTGTTGTTAGCCAGCAGCTGAGTCATAGTATTGGTGATGATAGCACTGGGAGTTGGTCCAATCTAAGTTTTGAAGATGAACATCCTGATGAGAGCAGCAGTTTTCTTCACCTTAGTGACAG tgatgGAACAGAAGATAAAGATGAAGACTCCAAGGATGCTGTAGAAG GTATGGAGCAAATACGAAAGATTTTAGCAATAGTGAATATTGATCTGGAACCAAATCTGGTGGacccccagctcagagcagcactCCAGTGGCTGGCAGCTTCTGAAACAGAGTTCTCAGAACTTCACTTTCATGATGCTGCTACAAGGGAATTTGTCTCT
- the AKAP11 gene encoding A-kinase anchor protein 11 isoform X4, giving the protein MSTAPLQELATVSVELPDVLKSLQLCKLKENEVIFLKDIKKTLAKPYVMKQQNQHPEVFCVMRLSPSFPRLKVDYIFTLLSKYTTGIRYAVEINSSQKHQTETSHGEDDDTNQSVSSIEDDFVTAFEHLDEDEPSKIQSAGACSFSSRNHRDAASQTIPARCLEAVDSKILVGSARRKSSARSSTLIDILRLKELSSVKNSVTTSISDPWIQRSFYKPYNPSDQGVNSLCKPLFSSSPAESSESDCSSPSPIIFLDEEGYQKSLKAKLQLPKIPVVKDGIEDSDSEVGEFFDSFDQFDELEQALENSCKVIRDPSLGNPYQKRRTAHEQLSSASITMNPQKFKFDRPTLPSNVKKPTPRKPESPYSSVFDVPDSPRPVKTSGEENGGLFSPIRSSAFSPLGSCGSSECLCRINLGGDGTDHNHHDAAYNSYSAYADSVSFEILGSVFHSESSSEQVCPGNDSKHKGSALKEKKVQAAGLKVKTGKEPGKHTKSKHKPLMIRDSIQKFATELVEKSFGSAFKDLQKGVSSCTNALCHLAARLTSSIFQMAFYEIGRRRAISLKERAINGIANFLVSEAITGALKELRHVKKQIFTNTVAQFAADLAEELVFEGIMEVCQFSYPSTPTAAQPSPFDYEDKVVRSYARDLSESVIQEAFIELSQVDVAFTTQAAISVSMDNIKYVSAESMLESTQTSTVFPNFSDRVALKPIKDSKMEYTVQQALFCTSGVVSSIPVPLAGRALCQREVSSDACKAKVSIAPTSDGNMKIYKDSTHLVFTSRKQEEEVASFRNIYLNSDHSRSTENTPSLLHNQNDTKQTNNRSGMDSSSELTSDSKSVNTFSGTMVDMIVNEAYEAITSSRVTKAVEGYTDLLTKKIIDKKPYVQCAGEDFPKDVFADHLAKYVIKQSVDKSKTVLRNTSENLACNVSSQTYGDIGRREQCVIKKQEAEKKSNVSIVVEQQHMPLNNPCKFLLTPTHSFQRSSECKDCWQKQKGHRFSSKSPPPCSTVTLARHALEDFTDTGSCSTTCLNKPSKSRDPQKPSSGPLTYRQADCFLHANSFSSGIFGSEDAFQVEDKSSVKDGNTSVMPDTPPPTPLVPCQGSSERNLRKLSKKLKGELAKEFAPATPPSTPYNPSVTGLSETERDSLESEEFMLKLMRSLSEEVESSEDEDHSDMPLEKEEHSEKTIQYADCLASRIISIATEMAASHLDGRTRERETDGRVQLGMQSKETCNFLWNFAGDMAGKVINEAKKIVKSRHCKLLRLKPVHCQVDRLYLRKGGKDDSSKEQCGPVRDQWLGERDSSVLPLPQGSGMTGLTSKYPSCESVTDEYADHIIRVLKKEGGNAELLMDQYASRLVYRSIKSGLQQAARKNKLRYDRKTFPGQNAQVNGKLEIKAVNKDAVQQVKRGIHRCEDPMLERSVSTQKTEYTELLHFSESLARSITCDVRKKLKASGACLPKSLTDSCLYKKTEFDEVTGDLIKRRFSRTFLPFSPDHKLYHSTGSLNENGYSESIIQAIEQYARKVADDTLEMSLESALLHVAENRKNGDRLSYTEKLSPFSGTVCRCCSMKEHQYRTESTSHNLPVQESSFPVRHFLHSGLGGACQKSRVFQLDIPKIHVDVEQKTVFSDKGATVAVEKAEAELNYTTLTADSGIGQDGMSFAESLTTEIMTSAMTNIGQTVNISSVGREGFHSVESVVSQQLSHSIGDDSTGSWSNLSFEDEHPDESSSFLHLSDSSAVFSSSPGSNGNSSSWSSLGLEGDMYEENLSFPTSDSDGTEDKDEDSKDAVEGMEQIRKILAIVNIDLEPNLVDPQLRAALQWLAASETEFSELHFHDAATREFVSLSRRLRERDWKVGDLLQAVLKYCEMTEKVSDGEQALNMSLVGWLLENV; this is encoded by the exons ATGAGTACTGCTCCTTTGCAG GAGTTGGCAACTGTTTCCGTAGAGCTCCCAGATGTTCTGAAATCGCTCCAGTTGTGCaaactaaaagaaaatgagGTTATATTTCtaaaagatataaagaaaaccTTGGCAAAACCTTATGTCATGAAACAGCAG AATCAACATCCTGAAGTGTTCTGTGTGATGAGACTGTCTCCTTCATTCCCAAGGCTCAAAGTTGATTATATATTTACCTTGCTGAGCAAGTATACCACAGGCATAAGGTATGCAGTGGAAATAAACTCATCACAAAAACATCAAACAGAGACATCCCATGGAGAAGATGATGACACCAATCAGTCGGTTTCTTCAATTGAGGATGATTTTGTCACTGCTTTTGAACATTTAGATGAAGATGAGCCTTCGAAGATACAAAGTGCTG gTGCATGCAGCTTTTCTTCTCGAAACCATCGAGATGCTGCTTCTCAGACCATCCCTGCTCGGTGTTTAGAAGCTGTTGACTCAAAGATCCTCGTGGGTTCTGCGCGTCGAAAGTCATCTGCCAGATCTTCTACTTTGATTGATATTTTGAGACTTAAGGAACTGTCCTCAGTAAAAAATTCAGTTACAACCTCAATTTCTGATCCTTGGATACAAAGGAGTTTCTATAAGCCATATAATCCTTCTGATCAAGGTGTTAATTCTTTATGTAAACCattgttttcctcctctcccgCTGAATCTTCTGAGTCAGATTGCTCCAGCCCAAGCCCCATCATCTTTTTAGATGAAGAAGGATATCAAAAAAGCTTGAAGGCAAAACTTCAGCTGCCAAAAATTCCAGTAGTGAAAGATGGTATAGAGGATTCAGACTCAGAAGTAGGTGAATTTTTCGATAGTTTTGATCAATTTGATGAGCTGGAACAAGCCTTGGAAAACTCTTGTAAAGTTATTAGGGATCCCAGCCTGGGGAATCCCTACCAGAAAAGGAGGACCGCACACGAACAATTGTCTTCTGCAAGCATTACAATGAATCCTCAGAAATTCAAGTTTGATCGTCCCACTCTCCCATCCAACGTAAAGAAACCAACTCCTCGTAAACCAGAATCACCATATAGCAGCGTTTTTGATGTCCCAGATTCCCCTCGCCCAGTTAAAACATCAGGGGAAGAGAACGGAGGCTTGTTCAGCCCTATTAGGTCATCAGCTTTCAGTCCACTAGGGAGCTGTGGTTCTTCTGAATGTTTGTGTCGAATTAATCTTGGTGGCGATGGGACAGATCACAATCACCATGATGCAGCTTATAATAGTTATTCAGCATACGCTGATAGTGTTTCGTTTGAAATATTGGGTTCTGTTTTTCATTCTGAGTCCTCATCAGAACAAGTATGTCCAGGAAATGATTCAAAACACAAAGGGAgtgctttgaaagagaaaaaggttCAAGCTGCAGGTCTCAAAGTGAAAACTGGTAAGGAGCCAGGTAAACACACGAAATCTAAACATAAGCCATTAATGATTAGAGATAGCATTCAAAAATTTGCAACTGAATTAGTTGAAAAAAGTTTTGGCAGTGCATTTAAAGACCTGCAAAAAGGTGTTTCTTCATGCACCAATGCACTTTGTCATTTGGCAGCCAGGTTGACTTCTTCGATCTTTCAGATGGCTTTTTATGAGATAGGAAGACGTAGAGCAATCTCCTTGAAGGAGCGTGCCATTAATGGGATAGCGAACTTTTTGGTGAGCGAAGCTATAACTGGTGCTTTGAAAGAACTGCGGCatgtaaagaaacaaatatttaccAACACCGTTGCTCAGTTTGCAGCAGACCTTGCTGAAGAACTTGTGTTTGAAGGAATCATGGAAGTATGCCAGTTTTCGTATCCATCAACACCTACAGCTGCACAACCTTCACCATTTGATTATGAAGACAAAGTGGTAAGATCCTATGCCAGAGATTTGTCTGAATCTGTCATTCAGGAAGCTTTTATTGAACTCTCTCAGGTTGATGTGGCCTTCACAACACAAGCAGCCATTAGTGTTTCCATGGACAATATTAAATATGTGAGCGCAGAAAGTATGTTAGAGTCCACACAGACTTCCACGGTTTTTCCTAATTTTAGTGACAGGGTAGCACTGAAGCCAATCAAAGATTCTAAGATGGAATATACAGTACAGCAAGCTCTGTTTTGCACCTCTGGGGTTGTGAGTTCAATACCCGTGCCTTTAGCTGGAAGAGCTCTTTGTCAACGTGAAGTTTCCTCTGATGCTTGTAAAGCGAAAGTATCCATTGCTCCGACTTCTGATGGcaatatgaaaatatacaaaGACTCCACTCATTTGGTTTTTACaagcagaaagcaagaggaggaagttgcttctttcagaaatatataCCTAAATTCAGATCACAGTCGAAGTACTGAAAATACTCCATCACTCTTACATAACCAAAATgataccaaacaaacaaataacagaTCTGGAATGGATAGTAGTTCAGAATTAACAAGTGATTCAAAAAGCGTTAATACTTTCTCTGGAACTATGGTAGATATGATAGTAAATGAAGCTTATGAAGCCATAACCTCATCTAGGGTAACAAAAGCAGTAGAAGGGTATACAGAtcttttaacaaagaaaataatagataAAAAACCTTATGTGCAATGTGCTGGTGAAGATTTCCCCAAGGATGTGTTTGCAGATCACTTGGCCAAGTATGTCATAAAACAATCTGTTGATAAAAGTAAAACTGTGTTACGCAACACTAGTGAGAATTTAGCATGTAATGTGAGCTCACAGACTTACGGAGATATTGGTAGAAGAGAACAATGTGTGATCAAGAAGCAAGAGgctgagaaaaaaagtaatgtttCTATAGTTGTAGAACAACAACATATGCCTTTGAATAATCCATGTAAATTTCTTCTTACACCAACTCATTCTTTTCAACGTTCTTCAGAATGTAAAGATTGTtggcagaaacaaaaaggacaCAGGTTTTCTTCAAAATCACCACCACCTTGTTCCACTGTGACACTTGCTAGGCATGCTCTAGAGGACTTTACTGACACAGGAAGCTGCTCAacaacatgcttaaacaagCCCTCAAAAAGCCGTGATCCTCAGAAACCATCATCAGGACCTTTGACTTACAGGCAGGCTGATTGTTTTCTGCATGCAAATAGCTTTTCTTCAGGGATATTTGGCAGTGAAGATGCTTTTCAGGTGGAAGATAAATCAAGTGTCAAAGATGGAAATACCTCTGTAATGCCTGATACACCTCCACCAACTCCTTTAGTACCATGTCAAGGTAGTTCTGAAAGAAACCTAAGAAAACTATCTAAGAAACTCAAGGGAGAATTAGCAAAGGAATTTGCACCTGCAACGCCACCTTCTACACCGTACAATCCATCCGTTACTGGTTTGTCTGAAACTGAACGTGACTCTTTGGAGAGTGAGGAGTTTATGCTGAAACTCATGCGATCTCTTTCTGAAGAAGTGGAAAGTAGTGAAGATGAAGATCATTCTGATATGCCCCTTGAGAAAGAGGAGCATTCAGAGAAAACAATTCAGTATGCAGATTGCTTAGCTAGCCGTATAATTTCAATAGCGACTGAAATGGCTGCTTCCCATTTAGATGGTAGAACGCGTGAAAGAGAAACTGATGGACGAGTTCAGTTAGGTATGCAAAGCAAAGAGACATGCAATTTTTTATGGAATTTTGCAGGCGATATGGCAGGAAAAGTCATCAATGAGGCCAAGAAAATAGTGAAATCAAGGCATTGTAAACTGTTGAGATTGAAGCCGGTTCATTGTCAGGTGGATCGTCTTTATCTGAGAAAAGGTGGTAAAGATGACAGTTCAAAAGAACAGTGTGGTCCCGTGCGGGACCAGTGGCTGGGCGAGAGAGATTCCTCTGTCCTTCCTTTACCACAAGGTTCGGGCATGACAGGTTTGACTTCCAAATACCCAAGCTGTGAAAGTGTGACTGATGAATATGCAGATCATATTATTCGAGTTTTGAAAAAAGAAGGAGGTAATGCAGAACTGTTAATGGATCAGTATGCTAGCAGACTTGTGTACAGGTCTATCAAATCAGGCTTACAGCAAGCtgctagaaaaaacaaactgagaTACGACAGAAAGACATTTCCTGGGCAAAATGCACAGGTTAATGGTAAGCTGGAGATCAAAGCAGTCAATAAAGATGCAGTCCAGCAAGTGAAAAGAGGCATTCATCGCTGTGAAGACCCAATGTTGGAAAGGAGTGTCAGCACGCAGAAAACAGAATACACGGAGTTGTTACATTTTTCAGAATCCCTTGCTCGCAGTATCACTTGTGATGTCAGGAAGAAGCTGAAAGCGTCGGGAGCATGTTTGCCCAAGTCTCTGACAGACTCCTGTCTATATAAAAAGACTGAATTTGATGAAGTCACAGGGGATCTTATTAAAAGAAGATTTTCTAggacatttcttcctttttccccagATCATAAACTGTATCATAGTACAGGCAGTTTGAATGAAAATGGCTACAGTGAAAGCATAATTCAAGCTATTGAACAATATGCCAGGAAAGTAGCAGATGATACTCTAGAAATGAGCTTAGAGTCCGCTCTTCTCCATGtggctgaaaacagaaaaaatgggGATAGGCTCTCATACACTGAGAAACTGTCTCCTTTTTCTGGAACTGTTTGTAGATGCTGTAGTATGAAAGAACATCAGTACCGTACAGAAAGTACATCTCATAATCTACCTGTGCAAGAATCCTCCTTTCCGGTGAGGCATTTTCTTCATTCTGGATTAGGTGGCGCCTGTCAAAAATCAAGAGTGTTTCAGCTTGATATTCCTAAAATTCACGTTGATGTAGAACAGAAGACGGTGTTTTCTGACAAGGGGGCTACCGTAGCCGTAGAAAAAGCTGAAGCGGAGCTGAATTACACAACTCTGACAGCCGACAGTGGTATTGGACAAGATGGAATGAGTTTTGCTGAAAGCCTTACTACTGAAATAATGACATCAGCTATGACTAATATTGGTCAGACAGTTAACATAAG CTCTGTTGGAAGAGAAGGATTTCACTCTGTTGAATCTGTTGTTAGCCAGCAGCTGAGTCATAGTATTGGTGATGATAGCACTGGGAGTTGGTCCAATCTAAGTTTTGAAGATGAACATCCTGATGAGAGCAGCAGTTTTCTTCACCTTAGTGACAG TTCAGccgtgttctcttcttctcctGGCAGTAATGGTAACAGCAGTAGCTGGAGCAGTCTTGGTTTAGAAGGAGATATGTATGAGGAGAATTTATCCTTTCCAACATCAGACAG tgatgGAACAGAAGATAAAGATGAAGACTCCAAGGATGCTGTAGAAG GTATGGAGCAAATACGAAAGATTTTAGCAATAGTGAATATTGATCTGGAACCAAATCTGGTGGacccccagctcagagcagcactCCAGTGGCTGGCAGCTTCTGAAACAGAGTTCTCAGAACTTCACTTTCATGATGCTGCTACAAGGGAATTTGTCTCT